The Mycolicibacterium boenickei genome has a segment encoding these proteins:
- the pnuC gene encoding nicotinamide riboside transporter PnuC, whose amino-acid sequence MSGNVANRLWQVIDWLARLAEPLNGALFTIGTDTVSSAEFLGFVTGGLCVALTVRRNILNFPVGIANNAFFLVLFTSASLWAASGLQVLYLALGFAGWWQWLKGRADTGTTVVRRSGRTELAWCAVFLVLGTLVLYVILTAAHDAAPFLDAVTTCLSLIAQWLLNTRRIETWHFWIAADCIFIPLYLSQGLVLTAAVYLLFLGLCVAGLRAWTRELTPADTALPADSAAR is encoded by the coding sequence ATGAGCGGCAACGTAGCTAATAGGCTGTGGCAGGTGATCGACTGGCTGGCCCGACTGGCGGAACCGCTCAACGGTGCGCTCTTCACGATCGGCACCGACACGGTCAGCTCGGCCGAGTTCCTCGGGTTCGTCACCGGCGGCCTGTGCGTCGCGTTGACCGTTCGGCGCAACATCCTCAACTTCCCGGTCGGGATCGCCAACAACGCGTTCTTCCTGGTGCTGTTCACCTCGGCCAGCCTGTGGGCGGCCTCGGGCCTGCAGGTGCTCTATCTCGCTCTCGGTTTCGCCGGGTGGTGGCAGTGGCTGAAGGGCCGAGCCGACACCGGCACCACCGTGGTGCGGCGGAGCGGCCGGACCGAGTTGGCTTGGTGCGCCGTGTTCTTGGTGCTCGGCACGTTGGTCCTGTACGTCATCCTGACCGCCGCCCACGATGCGGCGCCGTTCCTGGACGCGGTGACGACGTGCCTGTCGTTGATCGCGCAGTGGCTGCTCAATACCCGGCGGATCGAGACCTGGCACTTCTGGATCGCCGCCGACTGCATCTTTATCCCGCTCTACCTCAGCCAGGGCCTGGTCCTCACCGCGGCGGTGTACCTGCTGTTCCTCGGCCTGTGTGTCGCCGGGCTGAGGGCCTGGACCCGTGAGCTGACGCCGGCCGACACTGCCCTGCCAGCAGACAGCGCGGCCCGATGA
- a CDS encoding SIR2 family NAD-dependent protein deacylase, whose translation MGGHLFIINGDLNKIACDAVLLPTDSAFTIEPKWNGLIEGYSDEVPSTWDGHKVIPLGRRHKKPRVWLGNVGQYGEQSEFSAVSRTVEEFVEHAAAEAKSTPKPDRIYEWPLPRLAVNVVGSGKGGGRGKKGELTLGLVELLTRVAREHAVDIILVTRGDRAYAAAQWARRKFLGGARERDTWPLRDDLISEAEALAEDAKERQLVLFVGVGVSAGAGVDTWKGLLENLAVVAQFTDAQRELLKSKDLRDQATLIQSALPETSGSFKKRVADRIRDRQHYSLVHGLLASLPSKEAVTTNFDELFEDAVGRDAIAVLPKDPRKTDGRLLLKLHGSVDRHDDMILTRADYLRMPRQYGALMGLVQGLLMMRKMVFVGYSLSDEDFHDLLDEVRAGRGNDTTELGRGTVLTLRDDHLERQLWENDLNTVPLVAGDEYEDDLPGAARQLELFLDLVGYLAVPAAAFFLDESYADLTESESELIEPLDELVKLTAKSEKHTVGAQVREFLTKLGADYESAPVAAEANRPPTRPVARH comes from the coding sequence ATGGGCGGCCACCTCTTCATCATCAACGGCGACCTGAACAAGATCGCCTGCGATGCGGTACTACTGCCAACCGACAGCGCGTTCACGATTGAGCCCAAGTGGAACGGCTTGATCGAGGGCTACAGCGACGAGGTACCCAGTACGTGGGACGGACACAAGGTCATCCCGCTCGGCCGGCGGCACAAGAAACCACGGGTGTGGTTGGGCAATGTTGGGCAATATGGCGAGCAGTCGGAGTTCTCTGCCGTCTCCCGCACCGTCGAGGAGTTCGTCGAACACGCCGCAGCCGAAGCGAAATCCACCCCGAAACCAGACCGCATCTATGAATGGCCGTTGCCGCGTCTCGCCGTGAACGTAGTCGGGTCGGGGAAAGGTGGCGGTCGCGGCAAGAAGGGTGAGTTGACCCTGGGGCTGGTTGAACTGTTGACCAGAGTTGCCCGTGAGCACGCGGTGGACATCATCCTTGTCACTCGCGGTGACCGGGCCTACGCAGCGGCACAATGGGCGCGCCGAAAGTTCCTCGGAGGCGCCAGAGAACGCGACACGTGGCCACTCCGTGACGACCTGATATCGGAAGCAGAAGCGTTGGCCGAGGACGCCAAAGAACGCCAGCTCGTGCTGTTCGTCGGTGTTGGAGTGAGCGCCGGCGCCGGGGTGGACACCTGGAAGGGGTTGCTGGAGAATCTGGCTGTCGTTGCCCAATTCACCGACGCCCAACGAGAACTCCTCAAGTCAAAAGACTTGCGGGACCAAGCAACACTGATCCAATCAGCGTTGCCTGAGACAAGCGGCAGTTTCAAGAAGCGCGTCGCGGATCGCATTCGCGACCGGCAGCACTACTCACTTGTGCACGGACTGCTTGCCTCGTTGCCGAGCAAAGAGGCAGTCACTACCAACTTCGACGAACTGTTCGAGGATGCCGTCGGGCGTGATGCCATAGCCGTGCTTCCGAAGGACCCTCGGAAGACCGATGGTCGACTGCTCCTCAAACTGCACGGCAGTGTCGACCGGCATGACGACATGATTCTCACGCGAGCCGACTATCTCAGGATGCCCCGCCAGTACGGCGCATTGATGGGACTGGTTCAAGGCTTGCTCATGATGCGCAAGATGGTGTTCGTCGGTTATTCGTTGAGCGACGAAGACTTTCACGACCTGCTCGACGAGGTGCGGGCAGGTCGCGGGAACGACACAACTGAATTGGGTCGCGGGACCGTACTCACGTTGCGCGATGACCACCTCGAACGCCAGCTATGGGAGAACGACTTGAACACCGTCCCCCTTGTGGCCGGCGACGAATACGAGGACGACCTTCCCGGGGCGGCTCGGCAGCTTGAGCTGTTCCTCGACCTCGTCGGCTACCTGGCTGTGCCGGCGGCGGCGTTCTTCCTCGATGAGTCCTACGCCGATCTCACCGAGAGCGAGTCGGAGTTGATCGAGCCACTCGACGAGCTCGTCAAGCTGACCGCGAAGAGCGAAAAACACACCGTCGGTGCCCAGGTGAGGGAGTTCCTGACCAAACTCGGGGCCGACTACGAGTCGGCCCCCGTGGCCGCAGAGGCTAACCGTCCGCCAACTCGGCCCGTTGCTCGTCACTGA
- a CDS encoding AAA family ATPase: protein MTEFRHGLMIGKFYPPRIGHHDAIRAAAARCDQFTVLVMAAAVETIPLADRMAWLREDHQCDANVRIAGIPCDAPVDVTDQRVWAAQVAAMRAGVRAAGAASDVDAVFSGDDYVDELARWFGATAVRTGRTGSSTAVRRDLAGRWHELAPATRARLTTRVVVVGAESTGTTTVAEQLARHYAARGGAWAATQCVPEYGREHTELKCTAHPDVDITELQWNAHDFDVIGPEQTRLEELAARAGSPILICDTDAFATAIWKRRYLGDASGGSWTNVPPRAVYLLTDHEGVPWHDDGMREGDLEIRASMTGWFADALTAAGHSWVLLTGTLEERIDLAVRTVDPLLELRARFGEPLRGPGFEGTP, encoded by the coding sequence ATGACCGAGTTCCGGCACGGCCTGATGATCGGCAAGTTCTATCCGCCGCGGATCGGGCATCACGACGCGATCCGGGCCGCCGCCGCGCGCTGCGACCAGTTCACCGTGCTGGTGATGGCCGCGGCGGTCGAGACGATTCCGCTGGCCGACCGGATGGCCTGGCTCCGCGAAGACCATCAGTGCGATGCGAACGTGCGGATCGCCGGGATCCCTTGCGACGCACCCGTCGACGTGACCGATCAGCGGGTGTGGGCGGCGCAGGTCGCCGCCATGCGGGCCGGCGTGCGCGCCGCCGGTGCCGCATCCGACGTCGACGCGGTGTTCAGCGGGGACGACTATGTCGACGAGCTCGCCCGGTGGTTCGGTGCGACTGCCGTGCGGACCGGACGCACCGGCAGCAGCACCGCGGTACGACGCGACCTCGCCGGGCGCTGGCACGAGTTGGCCCCGGCCACCCGGGCCAGGTTGACCACGCGGGTCGTCGTGGTGGGCGCTGAGTCGACCGGGACGACGACGGTGGCCGAACAGTTGGCCCGTCACTATGCCGCGCGCGGCGGAGCCTGGGCCGCGACGCAGTGTGTGCCCGAGTACGGCCGCGAGCACACCGAGCTCAAGTGCACCGCCCACCCCGACGTCGACATCACCGAACTGCAGTGGAATGCACATGATTTCGATGTCATCGGTCCCGAGCAGACCCGACTCGAAGAACTCGCAGCACGCGCCGGCTCACCCATCTTGATCTGTGACACCGACGCCTTCGCCACCGCCATCTGGAAACGTCGCTACCTCGGCGACGCGTCCGGCGGGTCCTGGACGAACGTCCCGCCCCGGGCGGTGTACCTGCTGACCGACCACGAGGGCGTGCCCTGGCACGACGACGGGATGAGGGAAGGCGACCTGGAAATCCGCGCGTCGATGACGGGTTGGTTCGCCGACGCGCTCACCGCGGCCGGGCATTCGTGGGTGTTGTTGACCGGAACTTTGGAGGAACGCATCGATCTCGCGGTCCGCACGGTCGATCCGCTCCTGGAGTTGCGGGCACGGTTCGGGGAGCCGTTGCGGGGGCCGGGGTTTGAGGGGACGCCGTAG
- a CDS encoding Ltp family lipoprotein, which produces MTTHLIKTTATPDHATTRAPAEVARVTGMQLAIGCAALWAITAVAGGLDVAAPSVQLASTVTSLEAHDEPHVRALSGPMVPLGPGSTVSQRNAVRSAEQYLDYSAFSRQGLIEQLEYEGFSTADATFAVDTITVDWNAQAAKAAKAYLDYSAFSRSGLIEQLEYEGYTPAQAAYGAAAAGL; this is translated from the coding sequence ATGACTACCCACTTGATCAAGACGACCGCGACGCCGGATCACGCCACGACCCGCGCCCCTGCGGAGGTTGCCCGCGTCACGGGTATGCAGTTGGCGATCGGTTGCGCCGCGCTGTGGGCGATCACTGCTGTCGCCGGGGGGCTTGATGTCGCCGCCCCGTCGGTGCAGCTGGCGAGCACCGTCACCAGCCTCGAAGCGCACGACGAACCACATGTCCGTGCGCTGTCCGGACCCATGGTCCCGTTGGGACCAGGTTCGACGGTAAGCCAGCGCAACGCGGTGCGTTCCGCCGAGCAGTACCTCGACTACAGCGCCTTCTCGCGTCAGGGGCTCATCGAGCAATTGGAATACGAGGGATTCTCAACTGCCGATGCGACTTTCGCCGTCGACACCATCACTGTCGACTGGAATGCGCAAGCCGCGAAAGCCGCCAAGGCGTACTTGGACTATTCGGCATTCTCCCGTAGCGGACTCATCGAGCAGCTCGAGTACGAGGGCTACACCCCGGCCCAGGCGGCCTACGGGGCCGCTGCCGCAGGGTTGTAG
- a CDS encoding AAA family ATPase, with amino-acid sequence MSTNQTKALELADEQTAQKQYRKILREEAAKPIAYSGPANGQWTGTGMPKPRAMGTGDLLGRVALVRPDQDLLDGGADFYIGESHAKVNEVNVFGWANPIACTFFRGSGQHYLCEDVAVVRALVSRNGEIVDFVDETVRADAPAAPFRKRGLSIPTPPRRSTQPRPVPTPPPSSAPIHGQPPTQHDPRPGPKAPSHPASAPKVGDLTPLRAEALLREQLQAPRTKSLAPVLATLQPDQYDLVTLPAMDNVIIEGQPGTGKTIVASHRAAYLVNDDTPPENTLDGIVLVVGPTSGYSRHVQEVILRLAGPTERIKVLSLPELINKIIGIKRPPRSHQTRTWHDADWQLAKLARSALARIKSAKGVTPPPEEIYEHLRTRPGSVTSDREWARYLQNLPPYKTAILDDRHAPLIAFIKWEVLRPRDFSGIEHVIVDEAQDVTPLEWLLLDEINEADAWTILGDLNQRRSDHTLNDWSRVLDVIAIEEDTPVRRMSRGYRSTRPILEFANRLLPRSQRKLHALQEIGPTPSVNKVPNKDLANRTAAELERLVEAYPAGTVAAISAAPLLVTRALRTRGWRNSAFDETVWRHDKREVSVLTVDEARGLEFDGVVVMEPCDFPLNVGRQGPLYTALTRANRELAVVYSRSLPDGLRNS; translated from the coding sequence ATGAGTACGAATCAGACGAAGGCGCTGGAGTTGGCAGACGAACAGACCGCGCAAAAGCAGTACCGAAAGATTCTCCGTGAAGAAGCTGCGAAGCCAATTGCCTACAGCGGGCCTGCCAACGGACAGTGGACAGGGACCGGGATGCCGAAACCACGGGCAATGGGCACCGGAGATCTGTTGGGTCGCGTCGCACTCGTCCGGCCTGATCAAGACCTGCTGGACGGCGGGGCTGACTTCTACATCGGCGAGTCTCATGCAAAAGTCAACGAAGTCAACGTGTTTGGATGGGCCAATCCGATTGCCTGCACGTTCTTTCGCGGCTCTGGTCAGCACTACCTCTGTGAGGATGTCGCTGTCGTGCGGGCACTCGTGTCGCGCAACGGTGAGATTGTCGATTTCGTCGACGAGACCGTACGTGCAGACGCCCCTGCGGCTCCGTTCCGGAAACGTGGCCTGAGTATTCCCACGCCACCAAGACGGTCGACACAACCCCGGCCCGTTCCAACTCCACCACCATCGTCTGCACCAATCCACGGCCAGCCTCCTACTCAGCACGATCCGAGACCTGGGCCGAAGGCACCGTCCCATCCAGCCTCGGCGCCAAAGGTAGGAGACCTCACGCCTTTGCGCGCCGAAGCACTGTTGAGAGAGCAGCTGCAGGCACCGCGGACGAAAAGCCTTGCGCCGGTGTTGGCGACGCTGCAGCCGGACCAGTATGACCTCGTCACGCTGCCGGCGATGGATAACGTGATCATCGAGGGCCAACCTGGAACTGGAAAGACGATCGTCGCGTCGCACCGCGCTGCATACCTCGTAAACGACGACACGCCACCGGAAAACACGCTCGACGGCATCGTGCTTGTAGTTGGCCCGACGTCGGGTTACTCGAGGCATGTTCAGGAGGTGATACTCCGCCTTGCCGGCCCTACAGAGCGGATCAAGGTGCTGTCGCTACCCGAACTGATTAACAAGATCATAGGAATCAAGCGCCCGCCGCGGTCACACCAAACCCGTACATGGCACGACGCGGACTGGCAGTTGGCTAAGTTGGCGCGCTCAGCTCTCGCTAGAATTAAGAGCGCCAAGGGTGTAACGCCGCCGCCGGAAGAGATCTATGAGCATCTCCGCACCCGTCCCGGCAGTGTCACTTCGGACCGAGAGTGGGCCCGATATCTCCAGAACCTCCCCCCATATAAGACAGCGATCTTGGACGACCGCCACGCGCCATTGATTGCATTCATCAAATGGGAGGTACTGCGACCGCGCGACTTCTCCGGTATAGAGCATGTGATCGTCGATGAGGCCCAAGACGTAACCCCGCTAGAGTGGCTATTACTCGACGAGATCAACGAGGCTGACGCCTGGACAATCCTCGGTGATTTAAATCAGCGACGGTCGGACCACACTCTCAATGACTGGTCCCGAGTCCTAGATGTCATCGCGATCGAAGAAGACACACCGGTCCGTCGGATGAGCCGTGGTTATCGGTCAACTCGGCCAATCCTCGAGTTCGCAAATCGACTCCTACCCCGAAGTCAGCGAAAGCTGCATGCGTTACAGGAGATTGGTCCGACCCCCAGCGTCAACAAAGTACCCAACAAGGACCTTGCGAACCGTACGGCAGCGGAGCTGGAACGTCTGGTGGAGGCATATCCGGCAGGCACGGTGGCTGCGATCTCGGCCGCTCCGCTTCTGGTAACCCGAGCGCTACGGACGCGTGGGTGGAGAAATTCGGCGTTCGACGAGACCGTGTGGCGACACGATAAGCGTGAGGTCTCCGTACTCACCGTCGACGAAGCCCGCGGACTTGAGTTCGACGGCGTCGTCGTCATGGAACCGTGCGACTTTCCGCTCAACGTCGGACGGCAGGGGCCGCTGTACACCGCACTTACCCGTGCGAATCGCGAACTCGCAGTGGTCTATTCACGGTCGTTGCCGGATGGGCTTCGGAACAGTTAG
- a CDS encoding helicase-related protein: protein MPEGIYWFEGIEGPLVMQVALGAPPGDATVAPLASLEDDHPLRSAWDWAEHLWETATPVPSPKFEINDVAVTHPGDVDVTIRDRRFFRNEWSYSVVMEGRRKDVIESKLRPRPELDDPTSWVTMAPTPASRFGATLTRAKLHGKFANTLFSFRATRTSFRPYQFKPVLKLLQTGKARLLIADEVGLGKTIEAGLIWTELEARQEADRVLVVCPSSLLSKWKLEMADRFEFELVELDTKSLGEFLDKHRQNRLPARQAYICSLERLRGWDGLDELREFPPEFDLVIVDEAHSMRNSDTKSYALGTELADWADNLVFLTATPINLRQHDLLNLLELLAPEDYGDLADLELRLEPNRITNSVATRLGDKGVRGRDLLRELEKLSSTPLGRSLMQRPDFALLRQLLDSDGLTPRNIVDAKRYLSDLNTLSTVITRTKKVEVDDRKAKRKEDRQEVHWTEAEEDFYAEYLSWCQARAAATGLPLYFAMQMPLRLASACLPMARRAVLDPVGFGAISDADSNDAGVRIEPHVELIAAARMLPEGVDTKFDNLSAVLANLHAGNRRALIFTFSVPTLAYLKERLSSHYRIAVMHGGVKREARLKIMAEFRAGAYDYVLANRVASEGLDFEFCSAVINYDLPWNPMEIEQRIGRIDRIGQQEETILVVNFVNDSTIDERILSRLLDRIDIFESSIGALEPIIAASAPKILQAGFDFTLTRDERNQKVHEMLTALEEQRVGLEDIADAATSLLVSNDVDVAGLEHDLIRTGQYIGQRELALLLDDWARTDGAPGVTFIQDGTTLELHGNPAMAARVDELTKTSQRSRAETSSISTFLRNELPISLVLDQEFARTSGGTLLTATSPLSMAAAAVPGHRQARFASLRITTSENVVPGLYIVVLATAISASQGGDEIWGCAVTGQGRDAGDAPVNALLAALAEGSLADEPLPEIERIDRLTERALNQLHIRHADEQAKRDSEFEALREAKLISLEAQHQRRKAAIENRIATSRSRGRQERSITLFHKQLQRAEQRHSALHAEITAQAQPEIQLEPLAACVIDITVGGVSR, encoded by the coding sequence TTGCCCGAGGGGATCTACTGGTTTGAGGGCATTGAAGGGCCGCTAGTCATGCAGGTGGCGTTGGGAGCCCCGCCAGGGGACGCCACCGTAGCACCACTGGCGTCACTCGAGGATGACCATCCGCTTAGGAGCGCTTGGGACTGGGCGGAGCATCTCTGGGAAACGGCCACGCCCGTGCCGTCTCCGAAGTTTGAAATCAACGACGTAGCCGTTACGCACCCAGGCGATGTGGACGTCACGATTCGGGACCGCAGATTCTTTAGGAATGAATGGTCATATTCCGTGGTCATGGAGGGTCGCCGCAAGGACGTCATTGAGTCCAAACTGAGGCCGCGTCCAGAGCTCGACGACCCTACTTCTTGGGTGACCATGGCGCCCACACCAGCGAGTCGGTTCGGCGCAACCCTCACGCGCGCAAAGCTGCACGGCAAGTTCGCTAACACGTTGTTCTCTTTCCGAGCAACGCGAACTTCCTTTCGCCCGTACCAGTTCAAGCCAGTCCTCAAACTGCTGCAAACCGGGAAAGCGCGCTTGCTGATCGCCGATGAAGTCGGCCTCGGCAAGACCATCGAAGCCGGCCTCATATGGACGGAGCTGGAGGCGCGCCAGGAGGCCGACCGCGTGTTGGTGGTGTGCCCTTCCAGCCTGCTGAGCAAATGGAAGCTTGAGATGGCTGACCGGTTCGAATTTGAGCTCGTTGAGCTCGACACAAAAAGCCTCGGCGAGTTCCTCGACAAACATCGACAAAACCGACTACCCGCCAGGCAGGCGTATATCTGCAGCCTAGAGCGACTGCGAGGCTGGGACGGGCTTGATGAGCTCCGAGAGTTTCCGCCAGAGTTCGACTTGGTGATCGTCGACGAGGCGCATTCGATGCGGAATTCGGATACGAAGAGCTACGCGCTCGGTACCGAGCTCGCCGACTGGGCTGACAACTTGGTGTTCCTGACGGCGACTCCGATCAACCTACGCCAACACGACTTATTGAATCTGCTGGAGTTGCTCGCACCCGAAGACTATGGCGATCTGGCAGACCTCGAACTTCGTCTCGAGCCGAATCGAATCACCAATAGTGTGGCCACTCGGCTCGGAGACAAGGGGGTACGGGGACGAGACCTTCTCCGTGAACTGGAAAAGCTCTCGTCAACGCCGCTCGGCCGCAGCCTAATGCAACGGCCAGACTTCGCGCTCCTCCGGCAGTTGCTCGACTCCGACGGCCTGACGCCCCGCAACATAGTTGACGCCAAGAGGTACCTGTCTGATCTGAACACGTTGTCGACTGTCATCACGCGTACCAAGAAGGTCGAAGTGGATGACCGCAAGGCCAAACGAAAGGAAGACCGGCAGGAGGTCCACTGGACCGAGGCTGAAGAAGACTTTTACGCCGAATACCTCAGTTGGTGCCAAGCGCGGGCCGCGGCCACCGGTTTGCCGCTGTACTTCGCAATGCAAATGCCGCTACGGCTTGCAAGCGCATGCCTACCGATGGCACGACGGGCCGTTCTGGATCCAGTCGGATTCGGTGCCATCTCCGATGCGGATTCCAACGATGCAGGAGTCCGAATCGAACCCCACGTGGAGCTCATCGCGGCCGCACGCATGTTGCCCGAGGGCGTGGACACAAAGTTCGACAACCTAAGCGCAGTACTCGCTAATCTCCATGCCGGAAACCGGCGTGCACTGATCTTCACCTTCTCCGTTCCTACGCTGGCGTACCTGAAGGAGCGGTTGAGCAGCCACTACAGAATCGCAGTCATGCATGGAGGTGTGAAGCGCGAGGCACGCCTCAAGATCATGGCCGAGTTCCGCGCCGGAGCATACGACTACGTGCTGGCCAATCGCGTCGCGAGCGAGGGTCTCGACTTCGAATTCTGCTCGGCGGTAATAAATTACGACCTGCCCTGGAATCCCATGGAGATCGAGCAACGGATCGGCCGTATCGACCGCATAGGCCAACAGGAAGAAACCATCTTGGTGGTCAACTTCGTTAATGACAGCACCATTGACGAACGAATCCTCAGCAGATTGCTTGATCGTATCGACATCTTTGAATCGTCGATCGGCGCACTTGAGCCGATCATCGCAGCGAGCGCACCGAAGATCCTTCAAGCCGGATTCGACTTCACGCTAACGCGAGACGAGCGCAATCAGAAGGTCCACGAAATGCTAACCGCGTTGGAGGAACAACGGGTCGGGCTAGAGGACATCGCTGACGCCGCGACGTCGCTGCTCGTGAGCAACGACGTAGATGTGGCGGGATTGGAACACGATCTGATTCGGACCGGGCAATACATCGGGCAACGTGAATTGGCGTTGCTGCTAGATGACTGGGCTCGCACCGACGGTGCTCCCGGGGTGACGTTCATCCAAGACGGCACGACGCTAGAGCTCCATGGCAACCCAGCGATGGCGGCGCGAGTCGACGAGCTGACGAAAACCAGCCAACGCAGCCGCGCCGAAACCAGCTCTATCTCGACATTTCTTCGCAACGAGCTACCGATTTCGCTTGTACTCGATCAAGAGTTCGCGCGTACGAGCGGTGGAACCCTCTTGACCGCGACCAGCCCCCTCTCAATGGCGGCTGCAGCCGTGCCAGGTCATCGCCAAGCCCGGTTCGCATCCCTCCGGATAACAACTTCCGAGAATGTCGTACCCGGTCTTTACATTGTCGTCCTAGCAACAGCGATCTCGGCCTCGCAAGGTGGAGATGAGATCTGGGGGTGTGCCGTGACGGGACAAGGACGCGATGCGGGCGACGCGCCGGTAAACGCCTTGCTGGCAGCGCTGGCCGAAGGCAGCCTCGCCGACGAACCGTTGCCAGAAATTGAGCGCATCGATCGCCTCACAGAGCGCGCACTCAATCAACTTCACATCCGTCACGCAGACGAGCAAGCCAAGCGAGACTCAGAGTTTGAGGCGTTGCGGGAAGCCAAACTCATCAGCCTGGAAGCTCAGCATCAGCGTAGGAAGGCCGCGATTGAGAACCGAATCGCGACCTCGCGAAGCCGGGGCCGGCAAGAGCGCAGCATCACTCTCTTCCATAAACAACTGCAGCGAGCAGAACAACGACACTCGGCCCTGCACGCCGAGATCACCGCCCAGGCGCAACCCGAGATTCAGCTGGAGCCTCTGGCTGCCTGCGTCATTGACATCACGGTCGGTGGGGTATCGCGATGA
- a CDS encoding GIY-YIG nuclease family protein, with translation MDIPALIEQYLAARPHTRDEVLARPCPLPAEPGVYGWWFRSVPADIDVSHCEQKDELTLLYAGISPSRPPTNGKPASRQNVRTRVTYHYRGNAEGSTLRKTLGCLLADALGIELRRVGSGTRRTFGDGEAVLSQWMSDNALVSWITTPEPWVLEHALFESLDLPLNLHDNSHNMFHRELTEIRAAAEARARSLPVI, from the coding sequence ATGGACATTCCGGCCCTGATCGAGCAGTATCTGGCGGCCCGGCCGCACACCCGAGATGAGGTCCTAGCACGGCCATGTCCTCTTCCCGCCGAGCCGGGCGTCTATGGGTGGTGGTTCCGGTCAGTGCCAGCGGATATCGACGTCTCACACTGCGAGCAAAAGGATGAGCTCACGCTCCTGTACGCCGGGATCAGTCCGAGCCGGCCGCCGACCAACGGGAAGCCGGCCAGCCGGCAGAACGTGCGAACTCGAGTCACGTACCACTATCGAGGCAACGCGGAAGGTTCCACCCTCCGGAAGACCCTGGGCTGCCTACTCGCCGACGCCCTCGGTATCGAATTGCGACGGGTTGGCTCTGGAACGAGACGTACCTTCGGTGATGGCGAAGCCGTACTCAGCCAATGGATGTCCGACAACGCACTCGTCTCCTGGATCACGACTCCCGAGCCTTGGGTACTGGAGCACGCGCTGTTCGAGTCACTAGACCTTCCGTTGAATCTCCACGATAACTCGCACAACATGTTTCACCGAGAGCTCACGGAGATACGAGCAGCTGCCGAGGCACGAGCGCGTTCGCTGCCGGTTATCTGA
- a CDS encoding O-acetyl-ADP-ribose deacetylase — protein MSNITAVHGDITQQQVDAIVNAANNAMRGGGGVDGAIHRSGGPAILRDCIERFPDGLATGDAGWTTAGDMPARWVIHTVGPNYRAGQRDRALLTSCYRRALEVADELGALTVAFPLISSGIYGWPRLDAIAAAVETIAGTATRVEEVRIVAFDAATYDDVNEQLSTYQ, from the coding sequence ATGTCGAACATCACCGCGGTCCACGGCGACATCACGCAACAGCAGGTGGATGCGATCGTCAACGCCGCAAACAACGCCATGCGCGGAGGCGGCGGCGTCGACGGCGCGATTCACCGCAGTGGTGGACCGGCGATCCTGCGGGACTGCATCGAGCGGTTCCCCGACGGGTTGGCCACCGGCGATGCGGGGTGGACCACCGCCGGAGACATGCCTGCCCGTTGGGTGATCCACACCGTCGGGCCGAATTACCGTGCCGGACAGCGTGACCGGGCCTTGCTGACATCCTGCTATCGGCGAGCACTGGAAGTCGCCGACGAGCTCGGTGCACTGACCGTGGCATTCCCGCTCATCAGCTCGGGCATCTACGGTTGGCCACGCCTGGATGCCATCGCCGCTGCTGTCGAGACCATCGCCGGCACGGCGACCCGCGTCGAAGAAGTCAGGATCGTGGCTTTCGATGCTGCGACGTACGACGACGTGAACGAGCAGCTCTCGACGTACCAGTGA
- a CDS encoding vWA domain-containing protein translates to MTNPNLSHLVFLLDRSGSMQSIKSDVIGGFDAFLAEQRAADGQCVATLAQFDNEYEVVYRGVPLAQVPLLDLSPRGTTALLDSMGKLITDTAAEIDALPEDDKPGTVVVAIMTDGHENASVEWQRPAIKAFVEQQTNDHGWAFLYMGADQDAVEVGAGLGVKAEQSVTYGRGKSREVWAAASGNVARYRGAKRLDADAAMPEFSDEQRAELADG, encoded by the coding sequence ATGACCAACCCGAATCTCAGCCACCTCGTATTCCTGCTCGACCGGTCCGGGTCGATGCAATCGATCAAATCCGACGTGATCGGAGGGTTTGACGCCTTCCTCGCCGAACAGCGGGCCGCTGACGGACAATGCGTCGCGACCCTGGCGCAATTCGACAATGAATACGAGGTCGTCTACCGCGGTGTTCCGCTGGCCCAGGTGCCGCTACTGGATCTGTCGCCGCGTGGGACTACCGCGCTGCTGGACTCGATGGGCAAGCTCATCACCGACACGGCCGCTGAGATCGACGCGCTGCCGGAGGATGACAAGCCGGGCACGGTGGTCGTGGCGATCATGACCGACGGTCACGAGAACGCGAGCGTTGAATGGCAACGGCCGGCCATCAAAGCCTTTGTGGAGCAACAAACCAACGACCACGGGTGGGCGTTCCTGTACATGGGCGCCGATCAAGATGCCGTGGAAGTCGGCGCCGGCCTGGGCGTCAAAGCCGAGCAGTCCGTCACCTACGGACGAGGGAAATCCCGCGAGGTGTGGGCCGCAGCGTCCGGCAACGTCGCCCGGTACCGCGGCGCCAAGCGCCTGGACGCGGACGCGGCAATGCCTGAGTTCAGTGACGAGCAACGGGCCGAGTTGGCGGACGGTTAG